DNA from Chitinophaga pendula:
TTGAGAAGGATACGAGTTTACAACTCCAGGATATTTTATCGGGCAAACAGTTTAAACCTTTGGACAAGCAGATTGCCAATTTTGGTGTCAGTTCGGAGGTGGTCTGGTTGAAATTCACGATCCACAATCAGACACGGCAGCCATTACAGTTAGTGGTGGGTAACCCGGTGTTGGATTATGTGGATTTTTATTATCCGGGTGTGGGTGGCCGGTATGAGGTGATCAAGGGTGGGGAGTTAACCCCATTTGAGTTAAGGCCTATCAAACATCAGAATTTCATTTACAACCTTCATATCCCTTATGGGCAAACGCAGACATTTTATTTGCGGGTAAAGAGTCATGAGTCGATCATCATTCCCATTTTTGCCGGTACGGAAGAAGAGGTGAGGAAGAAGAATAATATTGACGATCTGGTGATGTGGTTATACATCATGGTACTGATCGTCATGATATTCTATAATACGTTCATATTCAGCACGGTAAAGGACTGGAGTTATTTTTATTACATTCTTTATATCGCTGGGGTGGGGTTAACGCAGGTATGTCTGCATGGGTTTGGCTACCGGTATTTGTGGCATAACAATATTTTCATTACGGAGCAGAGTGTGTTTTGGACGGGTGCGCTATCGGGTATTACGGTAGCGTTGTTCGTGCAGCGGTTCCTGCATGTGAAAGAGCGTGCTCCGCTGGCGTATAAGTTCTTCAATGGTTTCATTTACCTGTATGTGTTGGCGGTAGTGCTGGCGTTGTTGAGGTTTTACGCGTTATCTTACCTGCTTATTGATGTATTGGCGATCACTGGTGTATGTTATATCCTGGGATTTGCGTTGACGCAAGTATTTAAGAGGTATCGTCCGGCGCGTTTTTTCATCATTGCGTGGTTTATTTTTATCCTGGCGGTGATGGTCTTTGTGTTAAAGGATACGGGTATAGTACCTTATAATTTTCTTACTACCAATATCGTGTTGATTGGTTCGGCGTTGGAGGTGATATTACTTTCTTTGGCGCTGGCGGATAAGATCAACACTTACAAGAAGGAGAAGGAGGATTCGCAGGCGATGGCGCTGTCGGTATCGCAGGAGAATGAGCGATTGGTGAGGGAGCAGAATATTATATTGGAGACTAAAGTGAACGAGCGTACGGAGGCGTTACAGATGGCCAATAATGATTTGAATGTGGCGTTGAGTAGTTTGAAGGAGGCGCAGACGCAGCTGGTGGAGAAGGAGAAGATGGCATCGCTTGGTCAGTTGACGGCTGGTATTGCGCATGAGATCAACAATCCCATTAATTTTGTAACTTCCAATATCAAACCCCTGAAGCTCGACATAGAAGATCTGAAAACCTTGCTGAGTATGTACGAGCAATACGGTAATCAATCGGGGGATGCTCCTTCCCTGCAGGAGATTGATTCGTTTAAAAAGCAGATTGACATAGATTATATCCATGAAGAGATCTCGTCATTGCTGAAAGGCATTGAGGACGGTGCTGCCCGTACGGCAGAAATCGTGAAGGGGTTGCGGACATTCAGCCGGCTGGATGAGAGTGATGTAAAGTATGTGGATATACATGAGGGGATTGATTCTACGTTAGTGTTGCTGCGAAATAGTATTCCTCCTACGGTGACGGTGGTAAAGGATTATGGGGATCTGCCGAAGGTAGAATGTTATGCGGGGAAGATCAACCAGGTATTTATGAATATCCTGACGAATGGGTTGAATGCTATAAAAATGAAGGATGCCAGTGGAGAAGGGACGATCACGATCACGACACGCCGGGAGTCAAATGGGTTTGTATCAATTGGGATAAGGGATACGGGTATCGGGATGCCTGATCATGTAAAGGAGAAGATCTTTGATCCTTTCTTTACCACCAAGGATGTCGGCGAGGGTACGGGACTTGGATTGTCAATCGTATTCAGCATTATAGAGAAACATCATGGCCGTATAGTAGTAGAATCGGCGCCGGGCAAAGGTGCAGAATTTATTATATATTTACCTTTAAATATTGATAATCTACCGTCTTAATAATCTGAATCCTCCCTGTTAATGAAAGATAACCGCATCAGAATATTGTACATAGACGATGAAGTGCATAACCTCAACGCCTTTAAAGCCAGCTTTCGCCGGAGTTATGAGATCTATACTGCCAACTCAGCCCAGGAAGGCAAGCAACTGCTTCGTAGCATTGATGTACATATTATCATTGCTGACCAGAAGATGCCTATTTCTACCGGTGTAGATTTTTTTAACGAGATCAAGGATGTATTACCTGACCCTATACGCATTTTGTTGACCGGTTATACCGATGTAGAGGATATCATTGATGCGATCAACAAGGGGCATATTTATTCGTATATTAAGAAGCCCTGGGATGAGAATGAGTTGCACCGTACGATAAACAATGCTTTTGAGATATTTACGGCGCGTAAGCAGTTAAAGGAGAAAATAGAAGAGTTGGAAAAGACGAATGATGAGCTAAACCGGTTCATTTATTCTACTTCTCACGATCTGCGTTCTCCGCTGATGTCTGTACTGGGTATTATTAACCTGACCCGATTGGATAATTCGGTTACGGACCCGAATGGTTACCTGGACATGATAGAGTCTTGTATCCTTAAGCTGGACGGATTTATTCAGAAGATCATCGAATATTATCGTAACTCCAGGCTGGAAGTGGAATATGAGAAGATTGATTTTTCGCTGTTGCTACAGGATTGTATCAATGCTTTTAAACACCAGAACACGGCTATCGAGTTTCACACGCAGGTGGATCAGTCTTTTGACTTCAAGGGAGATACTTTTCGGATCAGTGTGATATTAAACAACCTTATTTCCAATGCTGTCAAGTACCAAAAGCCGGATGAGGCGCATCCGCGGGTAAACCTGCTGGTAAAAGTGGAACCCCATAAGGCTTCTATCATTATTGCAGATAATGGTATAGGCATTCTGAGTGAGCATCTGAACAACATTTTCAAGATGTTTTTCCGATCAAAGAACAATAACAAGCCGGGCAGCGGGATAGGTTTGTATATTGTGAAGGAGGCCCTGAATAAGATCGGAGGGACTATCAATGTTGAATCCAAGTATGGAGAGGGCACTCAATTTGAAATAACTATTCCCAACAGAAATGATTTCGATACCTGATCTGCGCGTTATACTGATAGATGACAACGAAATAGATCTGCTGTTGCACGAGAAGCTTATTACTCTTCAGCGTATCAGCCGTACGGTCCTTTCATTTACCAATGCAAATAAGGCGTTGGAGTACTTGTCGTCGAATATAACGCTTCCCAAAATACCTCCTACCCTTATCTTGCTGGACATACAGATGCCGGAGATGGACGGTTTTGAGTTTTTGCAGGCGTTTGACGCTTACCCTGCGAAGATCAAGTCGCAGTGCAACATCATTATGGTATCTTCATCGTTGGATTTTAGTGATATCAGCCGTACCAATGCTAATCCACTTGTGGTCAAACTACTTCGTAAGCCCTTACTGATAAAGGATCTGAAAGAAACCGTCCAGGCTATCTTCAAAGATTTTCAATAAAAAATTTGTAATTACAGGAAAAACTATAAATTTGCACTCCAGTTCTTAAAAACAAGGGGGATTAGCTCAGCTGGCTAGAGCGCTTGCATGGCATGCAAGAGGTCACCGGTTCGACTCCGGTATCCTCCACTTCTTTTAAAGGCCCGCTCTGGTAGCGGGCTTTTTTTTGCTCCTACTTTTCTGACAGGTCTTATTTCGGCAGTGCGCTGACAAGAAAATTCATACTTGAACTCCCCTATAGTTTTGTTATATTAGTTTATGTAATAGTAGTTAATTACAGGTCTATGCGCTTACCATAAACAGGCTGTATCGTATTTAAATTGTTCCCTTTTGCCAACCCAACCCCATGGTATGTACTCCTAAT
Protein-coding regions in this window:
- a CDS encoding sensor histidine kinase gives rise to the protein MKALLLLLIRSRYTLLTALFYVCWLLPAAAQEQVIELSDAQPLQLAEFQQLQVHIEKDTSLQLQDILSGKQFKPLDKQIANFGVSSEVVWLKFTIHNQTRQPLQLVVGNPVLDYVDFYYPGVGGRYEVIKGGELTPFELRPIKHQNFIYNLHIPYGQTQTFYLRVKSHESIIIPIFAGTEEEVRKKNNIDDLVMWLYIMVLIVMIFYNTFIFSTVKDWSYFYYILYIAGVGLTQVCLHGFGYRYLWHNNIFITEQSVFWTGALSGITVALFVQRFLHVKERAPLAYKFFNGFIYLYVLAVVLALLRFYALSYLLIDVLAITGVCYILGFALTQVFKRYRPARFFIIAWFIFILAVMVFVLKDTGIVPYNFLTTNIVLIGSALEVILLSLALADKINTYKKEKEDSQAMALSVSQENERLVREQNIILETKVNERTEALQMANNDLNVALSSLKEAQTQLVEKEKMASLGQLTAGIAHEINNPINFVTSNIKPLKLDIEDLKTLLSMYEQYGNQSGDAPSLQEIDSFKKQIDIDYIHEEISSLLKGIEDGAARTAEIVKGLRTFSRLDESDVKYVDIHEGIDSTLVLLRNSIPPTVTVVKDYGDLPKVECYAGKINQVFMNILTNGLNAIKMKDASGEGTITITTRRESNGFVSIGIRDTGIGMPDHVKEKIFDPFFTTKDVGEGTGLGLSIVFSIIEKHHGRIVVESAPGKGAEFIIYLPLNIDNLPS
- a CDS encoding ATP-binding response regulator; the encoded protein is MKDNRIRILYIDDEVHNLNAFKASFRRSYEIYTANSAQEGKQLLRSIDVHIIIADQKMPISTGVDFFNEIKDVLPDPIRILLTGYTDVEDIIDAINKGHIYSYIKKPWDENELHRTINNAFEIFTARKQLKEKIEELEKTNDELNRFIYSTSHDLRSPLMSVLGIINLTRLDNSVTDPNGYLDMIESCILKLDGFIQKIIEYYRNSRLEVEYEKIDFSLLLQDCINAFKHQNTAIEFHTQVDQSFDFKGDTFRISVILNNLISNAVKYQKPDEAHPRVNLLVKVEPHKASIIIADNGIGILSEHLNNIFKMFFRSKNNNKPGSGIGLYIVKEALNKIGGTINVESKYGEGTQFEITIPNRNDFDT
- a CDS encoding response regulator, encoding MISIPDLRVILIDDNEIDLLLHEKLITLQRISRTVLSFTNANKALEYLSSNITLPKIPPTLILLDIQMPEMDGFEFLQAFDAYPAKIKSQCNIIMVSSSLDFSDISRTNANPLVVKLLRKPLLIKDLKETVQAIFKDFQ